Proteins encoded within one genomic window of Arachis ipaensis cultivar K30076 chromosome B08, Araip1.1, whole genome shotgun sequence:
- the LOC107612825 gene encoding ABC transporter C family member 13 isoform X2, producing the protein MDDFLALICPNSPFIWNGKRYSYCFEDILLGIGLNIVTTIIIVVLGFKQKSGRGVHGSDVQMTVPEKSVLYFVPAIEACLSVLEIIFVWKKEHNSQFVGYHKWFYSCSELIVWTNIILFSKRASSHYIIFSRVLCFWWILKPILGVLRLVTTFPSLEVSVCIVESLVVLLSITYGTAINVIRVKRESFKRSLLGDPLLSYDSSLEEGGHHDLETNESIWDLMTFKFIAPVMNRGVVKQLDCEDLLQIPTNMAPSSCHDIISSCWQAQLTNDASKPSLFRALCSAYGWSYLYLGLLKVINDCIGFVGPLLLNKLIQFLQKGSVTSDGYLLAVSLGLTSIIKSFLDTQYSFHLAKLKLKLRSSIMTLIYDKCLHVNLAERSKFTNGEIQTFMSVDADRTVNLCNSFHDTWSLPLQIGVALYLLYTQVKFAFVSGLAITILLIPVNKWISQLIAIATEQMMKEKDERIRRTGELLTYIRTLKMYGWELIFSSWLMETRSLEVKHLATRKYLDAWCVFFWATTPTLFSIFTFGLFTLMGNQLDAAMVFTCLALFNTLISPLNSFPWVINGLIDAFISSRRLSRFLSCPEHRSNVGDTGSSSSSFLSKQPDSSQRLAIIVQDVSCTWSSSDEPPLNMVLSHVTLSLSKGSFVAIIGEVGSGKSSLLYSVLGEAQLAHGYIYCDGSVAYVPQVPWILSGTVRDNILFGKSYDPVRYTDTLQACALDVDIELMVGHDMAYIGEKGLNLSGGQRARLALARAVYHGSDVIMLDDVLSAVDAQVAHWILHNAILGPLMQGKTILLCTHNVQAISLADMVVVMDKGHVKWLGSSAAFPISSYTRFSPSNDIDLTSKNHRESCSSDSSSKPKEQSLPEKEIVHSPEIAEEIVEVELRKEGKVEIGVYKNYAVFIGQFVTVVICLSAILMQASRNGNDLWLSYWVDTTETGQTVHSVSFYLAILCLFCAVNSFFTLVRAFSFAFGGLQAAIKVHNRLLSKLINAPVRFFDQTPGGRILNRLSSDLYTIDDSLPFIMNILLANFVGLLGIAIILSYVQVFFLVLLLPLWYIYSKLQFFYRSTSRELRRLDSVSRSPIYTSFSETLDGTSTIRAFKSEDFFFAKFIEHITLYQKTSYTETVASLWLSLRLQLLGAFIISFIALMAVVGSHRSLPINFGTPGLVGLALSYAAPIVSLLGSFLTSFTETEKEMVSVERALQYMDIPQEEQAGCLNVNPDWPNLGVIEFQNVTLKYMPSLAPAIYNLSFTIAGGTQVGIIGRTGAGKSSVLNALFCLTPICSGSILVDGTDIRNVPVRELRTHLAIVPQSPFLFNGSLRENLDPFKMSDDLKIWDALEKCHVKEEVEEAGGLDILVKEGGISFSVGQRQLLCLARALLKSSKVLCLDECTANVDIQTASLLHTTISSKCKGMTVITIAHRISTVLNMDSILILDHGNLAEQGNPQVLLNDESSLFSSFVKASSM; encoded by the exons ATGGACGACTTCCTCGCTCTTATTTGCCCTAATTCTCCATTC ATATGGAATGGAAAGAGATACTCATACTGTTTTGAAGACAT TCTTTTAGGCATTGGATTGAATATAGTGACtactattattattgttgtgCTTGGATTTAAGCAGAAGAGTGGTCGAGGAGTTCACGGATCGGATGTGCAG ATGACTGTTCCAGAGAAATCGGTTCTTTATTTTGTACCAGCTATTGAAGCATGCCTTTCAGTCCTGGAAATTATTTTTGTGTGGAAGAAAGAACATAATAGTCAGTTTGTTGGATATCATAAGTGGTTTTATAGCTGTTCTGAATTGATTGTGTGG ACAAATATCATTCTCTTCTCAAAGCGTGCCAGCAGTCATTACATAATCTTCAGTCGTGTTTTATGCTTCTGGTGGATTCTGAAACCAATTTTGGGGGTCCTCCGTTTGGTGACTACATTCCCATCATTGGAG GTTTCAGTTTGCATCGTGGAAAGCTTAGTTGTTCTCTTGAGTATCACGTATGGCACAGCTATAAATGTGATTAGGGTGAAGAGAGAGTCTTTCAAAAGAAG TTTATTGGGAGATCCACTTCTTTCCTATGACTCAAGCCTTGAGGAGGGTGGCCATCATGACCTT GAAACTAATGAGAGCATTTGGGATTTGATGACTTTCAAATTCATAGCGCCAGTAATGAACCGGGGGGTGGTAAAGCAATTAGACTGTGAAGATCTGCTGCAGATACCTACTAATATGGCTCCATCTTCTTGTCATGATATAATTTCATCCTGCTGGCAAGCTCAATTGACTAATGATGCTTCAAAGCCATCCTTGTTTAGAGCACTCTGTAGTGCCTATGGATGGTCATATCTCTACCTGGGTTTGTTAAAG GTGATTAATGATTGTATTGGTTTTGTGGGACCATTGCTTCTCAATAAGCTaatccagtttcttcaaaaag GCTCAGTGACCTCTGATGGGTATTTACTTGCAGTATCCTTGGGCCTGACCTCTATAATTAA ATCCTTTTTGGACACACAATATTCTTTTCATCTTGCCAAATTGAAGCTAAAGCTGCGATCCAGCATCATGACTTTAATATATGACAAG TGTCTACATGTGAACCTAGCAGAGCGTTCAAAATTCACAAATGGAGAAATTCAGACATTTATGTCAGTAGATGCTGACAGAACTGTCAACCTGTGTAATAGTTTCCATGATACATGGAG cttGCCTTTACAAATTGGAGTGGCACTTTATCTTTTATATACTCAAGTCAAATTTGCTTTTGTATCTGGATTAGCTATAACCATTTTACTGATACCAG TGAATAAATGGATATCACAATTAATTGCAATTGCCACTGAACAAATGATGAAGGAGAAGGATGAAAG GATTCGTAGAACAGGAGAACTTTTGACCTATATTCGCACTTTGAAGATGTATGGATGGGAACTTATTTTTTCTAGTTGGTTGATGGAGACAAGATCTTTGGAAGTGAAACACCTAGCT ACTCGGAAGTACTTGGATGCATGGTGTGTATTCTTTTGGGCTACCACACCAACACTCTTTTCTATTTTCACATTTGGACTCTTCACACTGATGGGAAATCAACTTGATGCCGCAAtg GTTTTCACTTGTCTTGCTTTGTTTAACACACTGATATCGCCATTGAATTCATTTCCATGGGTGATTAATGGATTGATTGAT GCCTTTATATCCTCTAGAAGGTTGAGTAGATTTCTTTCTTGTCCTGAGCATAGATCCAATGTGGGAGACACCGGTTCCAGTTCATCATCTTTCTTGAGTAAACAACCTGATTCTTCACAAAGATTGGCTATCATTGTCCAAGATGTATCTTGTACCTGGTCAAGCAGTGATGAACCACCATTAAATATGGTGTTGAGTCATGTGACTCTAAGCCTGTCCAAGGGTTCCTTTGTTGCTATTATTGGAGAG GTTGGTTCTGGTAAATCTTCCTTGTTATATTCAGTTCTTGGAGAAGCGCAACTTGCTCATGGATATATTTATTGTGATGGATCCGTGGCATATGTACCACAG GTCCCCTGGATTTTATCTGGTACTGTACGTGACAACATACTATTTGGGAAAAGCTATGATCCTGTAAG GTATACAGATACACTGCAGGCATGCGCATTAGATGTTGATATTGAATTGATGGTTGGACATGACATGGCGTATATTGGAGAGAAAGGACTAAATTTATCTGGTGGACAGAGAGCTCGACTTGCTTTGGCGAG GGCAGTGTATCATGGCTCAGATGTTATTATGCTTGATGATGTTCTGAGTGCAGTTGATGCACAAGTTGCTCACTGGATTTTACACAATGCCATTCTCGGCCCTCTTATGCAAGGAAAAACTATATTGCTCTGTACTCACAATGTGCAG GCAATATCTTTAGCTGACATGGTTGTTGTAATGGACAAGGGGCATGTAAAATGGTTGGGAAGTTCAGCTGCCTTTCCAATTTCTTCATACACAAGATTCTCCCCATCGAATGATATTGATTTAACTTCAAAAAATCACAGAGAATCTTGCAGCTCAGATTCTTCATCCAAACCTAAGGAGCAATCTCTTCCTGAAAAAGAAATTGTGCATTCTCCGGAGATAGCAGAGGAGATAGTTGAAGTTGAGTTAAGGAAAGAGGGAAAAGTTGAAATTGGAGTGTATAA GAACTATGCTGTCTTCATTGGTCAGTTTGTTACAGTTGTTATATGCCTGTCAGCTATCCTCATGCAAGCATCTCGGAATGGAAATGATTTATGGCTATCATATTGGGTTGATACAACAGAAACTGGTCAAACAGTGCACTCTGTGTCCTTCTATCTG GCTATACTATGTCTATTTTGTGCTGTGAATTCCTTTTTCACATTGGTGAGGGCATTCTCTTTTGCGTTTGGTGGATTACAAGCAGCAATTAAGGTACACAATAGACTGCTTAGCAAGCTTATCAATGCACCTGTGCGATTCTTTGATCAGACCCCGGGTGGAAGAATACTGAACAG ATTATCTTCAGATCTTTATACAATTGATGATTCTCTTCCATTCATTATGAACATTCTCCTGGCTAATTTTGTAGGCCTGTTGGGCATTGCAATCATTTTGTCATATGTACAG GTCTTCTTCCTAGTCCTCCTATTGCCATTGTGGTATATCTACAGTAAACTACAG TTCTTCTACAGATCCACATCAAGAGAATTACGCCGATTGGACAGTGTTTCTCGTTCTCCAATATATACATCTTTCTCAGAAACACTTGATGGAACTTCAACTATAAGGGCTTTCAAATCCGAG GACTTCTTCTTTGCCAAATTCATTGAACACATCACATTGTATCAAAAGACTTCATACACAGAGACTGTAGCAAGTTTATGGCTTTCCTTGCGTCTTCAG TTATTAGGTGCATTTATCATCTCATTCATAGCTTTGATGGCTGTTGTTGGATCTCATAGAAGTCTGCCTATCAACTTTGGTACCCCAGGGCTG GTAGGATTGGCCCTCTCATATGCAGCTCCTATCGTATCCTTGTTGGGGAGTTTTTTAACAAGTTTCACTGAAACAGAAAAGGAGATGGTTTCAGTTGAAAGAGCACTTCAA TACATGGACATTCCTCAAGAAGAACAAGCTGGATGCTTAAATGTGAATCCAGATTGGCCTAACCTAGGAGTTATTGAATTCCAGAATGTCACTTTGAAATATATGCCATCTTTGGCACCTGCAATCTACAATCTTAGTTTTACTATTGCTGGAGGGACACAG GTTGGAATAATTGGAAGAACAGGTGCTGGAAAGTCTAGTGTGTTAAATGCCCTTTTCTGCCTGACCCCAATATGTTCAGGCTCCATTTTAGTTGATGGTACGGACATTAGAAATGTTCCTGTCAGAGAACTGCGTACACATTTGGCTATTGTGCCTCAGAGTCCATTCTTGTTCAATGGATCATTAAG GGAGAACCTAGATCCATTTAAGATGAGTGACGACTTAAAAATTTGGGATGCTTTGGAGAAGTGCCATGTGAAAGAGGAAGTAGAAGAAGCTGGAGGGCTGGATATTCTTGTAAAGGAAGGAGGTATATCGTTTTCCGTTGGCCAGCGGCAGCTTCTTTGCCTTGCACGTGCGCTTCTTAAATCTTCAAAA GTTCTCTGTTTGGATGAATGCACTGCCAATGTGGACATTCAAACTGCTTCGCTTCTCCACACCACCATATCCAGCAAGTGCAAAGGCATGACAGTGATCACAATTGCTCACAGGATTTCTACTGTCTTAAATATGGATAGCATTCTGATTTTAGACCATGGCAACCTG GCTGAACAAGGAAATCCACAGGTTCTTCTGAATGATGAGTCCTCATTATTTTCCAGTTTTGTTAAAGCTTCATCAATGTAA